A stretch of the Candidatus Limnocylindrales bacterium genome encodes the following:
- a CDS encoding phosphate ABC transporter substrate-binding protein — protein sequence MKFPRMIVTAAALWVASLSSAQAQQVSVDPAIPEYTPVQGVSGTLKSVGSDTMNNEMTLWAEGFKKFYPNVQIEIEGKGSSTAPPALIAGTAQFGPMSREMKEAEIADFKSAFGYPPTQVATSIDMLAVYVHKDNPIKKLSLKDTDGIFSKTRSTGADNITTWGQLGLTGEWAGKTISLYGRNSASGTYGFFKEHAIAKGDFKDSVKEQPGSSAVVQAVASDRYGIGYSGIGYRTADVRAVPLSKTPPARAVEPTPENVYSGDYPLARVLYLYINLKPGTELDPLRREFLRFILSRQGQQVAVQDGYFPLTAALVAEQKKALGLE from the coding sequence ATGAAATTCCCAAGGATGATCGTCACGGCGGCAGCGCTGTGGGTTGCGAGCCTCTCGAGCGCGCAGGCGCAGCAGGTGAGCGTCGACCCTGCCATTCCCGAGTACACGCCGGTGCAGGGCGTCTCCGGCACGCTCAAGAGCGTCGGCTCCGACACCATGAACAACGAGATGACGCTGTGGGCGGAAGGCTTCAAGAAGTTCTATCCCAACGTCCAGATCGAGATCGAAGGAAAAGGCTCGTCGACGGCGCCGCCGGCGCTGATCGCCGGTACTGCCCAGTTCGGCCCCATGAGCCGCGAGATGAAGGAGGCCGAGATCGCCGACTTCAAGAGCGCCTTCGGCTACCCTCCCACGCAGGTCGCCACCAGCATCGACATGCTGGCGGTCTACGTGCACAAGGACAATCCCATCAAGAAGCTGTCGCTCAAGGATACCGACGGCATCTTCTCCAAGACGCGCAGCACCGGCGCCGACAACATCACGACGTGGGGACAGCTCGGTCTGACCGGCGAGTGGGCGGGCAAGACGATCAGCCTGTACGGGCGCAACTCGGCCTCGGGCACCTACGGCTTCTTCAAGGAGCACGCGATCGCCAAGGGCGACTTCAAGGACTCGGTCAAGGAGCAGCCGGGCAGCTCGGCCGTGGTGCAGGCAGTGGCCAGCGACAGATACGGCATCGGCTACAGCGGCATCGGCTACAGGACGGCCGACGTGCGCGCCGTGCCGCTATCGAAGACGCCTCCGGCCAGGGCGGTCGAGCCGACGCCCGAGAACGTCTACTCGGGCGACTACCCGCTGGCGCGCGTCCTGTACCTGTACATCAACCTCAAGCCCGGCACCGAGCTCGATCCGCTGCGGCGCGAGTTCCTGCGCTTCATCCTCAGCCGGCAGGGCCAGCAGGTCGCGGTGCAGGACGGCTACTTCCCGCTGACGGCCGCGCTGGTGGCCGAGCAGAAGAAGGCACTGGGCCTCGAGTAG
- a CDS encoding ABC transporter permease subunit: MTQPKRRYRRALSTRPSVRLADAAARTLIRIGGIGTIVAVSTVCLFLVWVAAPLFGRDRLEQPAPVAHLGAGESVVALAADDTGSVLWTYTSQNRFVVMAAATGVVLEELRPLVQAPAAYSFAIGSGEAIFGFADGSTRLLRVEFHTEYREPSALPEAARSRATGERFVLEGKVAERVGIDQFALRGVRVSVDEPIAVSQLGLHAVDLTRTPSGPAFASLDVGGVLRVTQVSRSRNFLTGKDKLTAESGELALRPVADHGLPQWVSLSGLANQALAVWKDGLAVRVDVRDLTAPAIAEEIDLLPERDRTLTAVSLLNGKNTLLAGDSSGRLRAWMRSPAPAMSTRDGLHLVLAHDLGSASAAVTSLATSTRTRSVAAGYADGSLRVFHVTTERLLAQAATDAGAPVSAIAVAPGDRAVLAWDGRVLRAALDSPHPEASLHAYLRPVWYEGYAAPEHMWQSSSASDDAEPKLGLWPLIFGTLKATVYSMLFGVPLALLAAIYTSEFLRPEARARVKPAIELMASLPSVVLGFLAALVIAPAMEGSVAHILAAVVAVPFALLLAAHVWQLLPRVVRARWESHRHFLAALALTGGAGMAVMAGPALERVLFGGDIRQWLDGQGGSALGGWLLLTTPAAALLTMVASARLPQPAPQPGASLPARALVRFMAGSLITVAVAVSLSAALSAAGLDLRGGVLGTYVQRNAMVVGFVMGFAIVPIIYTIADDALSSIPESLRAGSLALGATPWQTAIRIVVPTAASGLFSAIMVGLGRAVGETMIVLMAAGNTPVLQWNVFNGFRTLSANIAVELPEAVRNSTHYRTLFLAALALFAITFALNTIAELVRQRFRERAYQL; encoded by the coding sequence ATGACGCAGCCGAAGCGACGCTACCGCCGCGCACTCTCGACGCGCCCGTCGGTGCGCCTGGCCGACGCCGCCGCGCGCACTCTCATCCGCATCGGCGGCATCGGTACCATCGTCGCCGTCTCCACGGTCTGCCTGTTCCTGGTCTGGGTGGCGGCGCCGCTGTTCGGTCGCGACCGCCTCGAGCAGCCGGCACCGGTCGCGCACCTCGGCGCCGGCGAGTCCGTGGTGGCGCTGGCGGCCGACGACACCGGCTCGGTGCTGTGGACATACACATCGCAGAACCGCTTCGTCGTCATGGCAGCCGCTACCGGCGTCGTGCTCGAAGAGCTGCGCCCGCTCGTGCAGGCGCCGGCCGCCTACTCCTTCGCGATCGGCAGCGGCGAGGCGATCTTCGGCTTCGCCGACGGCAGCACGCGGCTGCTGCGCGTGGAGTTCCACACCGAGTATCGCGAGCCGTCGGCGCTGCCCGAGGCGGCGCGCTCGCGGGCCACGGGCGAGCGTTTCGTTCTGGAAGGCAAGGTCGCCGAACGCGTCGGCATCGACCAGTTCGCGCTGCGCGGCGTTCGCGTCTCCGTGGACGAGCCGATCGCGGTTTCCCAGCTGGGCTTGCACGCGGTGGATCTTACCCGCACGCCGTCAGGCCCGGCGTTCGCATCGCTCGATGTCGGTGGCGTGCTGCGCGTGACGCAGGTGTCGCGCAGCCGCAACTTCCTTACCGGAAAGGACAAGCTCACGGCCGAATCCGGGGAGTTGGCGCTGCGGCCGGTTGCCGACCATGGGCTGCCGCAGTGGGTCTCGCTCAGTGGCCTTGCCAACCAGGCGCTGGCCGTGTGGAAGGACGGGCTGGCGGTGCGCGTGGACGTGCGCGACCTGACTGCACCGGCCATTGCCGAGGAAATCGATCTGTTGCCGGAGCGCGATCGGACGCTGACGGCGGTCTCGCTGCTCAACGGCAAGAACACGCTGCTGGCGGGCGACTCCTCCGGCAGGCTGCGCGCCTGGATGCGATCGCCGGCACCGGCGATGAGCACTCGCGACGGGCTTCATCTGGTGCTCGCGCACGACCTGGGAAGCGCGAGCGCTGCGGTCACTTCGCTGGCGACGTCCACGCGCACGCGCTCGGTCGCCGCCGGATATGCCGACGGCTCGCTGCGCGTCTTCCACGTCACCACCGAGCGCCTGCTGGCGCAGGCCGCCACGGATGCCGGTGCTCCGGTTTCCGCCATCGCGGTCGCTCCCGGCGATCGCGCGGTGCTCGCGTGGGACGGCCGGGTGCTGAGGGCGGCGCTGGACTCGCCGCACCCCGAGGCCTCGCTGCACGCCTACCTGCGTCCGGTCTGGTACGAGGGCTACGCGGCGCCCGAGCACATGTGGCAATCCTCGAGCGCCAGCGACGACGCCGAGCCCAAGCTCGGACTGTGGCCGCTGATCTTCGGTACGCTCAAGGCCACCGTCTACTCGATGCTCTTCGGCGTGCCGCTGGCACTGCTGGCCGCCATCTATACGAGCGAGTTCCTGCGGCCCGAGGCGCGCGCGCGCGTCAAGCCCGCCATCGAGCTGATGGCGAGCCTTCCGAGTGTCGTGCTGGGCTTTCTGGCTGCGCTCGTGATCGCGCCTGCCATGGAAGGGTCGGTTGCGCATATCCTTGCCGCGGTCGTGGCGGTGCCCTTCGCGTTGCTGCTGGCGGCGCATGTCTGGCAACTGCTGCCGCGCGTCGTGCGCGCGCGCTGGGAGAGCCATCGCCATTTCCTGGCGGCGCTCGCGCTCACAGGCGGCGCAGGCATGGCCGTGATGGCCGGCCCGGCGCTGGAGCGAGTGCTGTTCGGCGGCGACATCCGACAGTGGCTCGACGGCCAGGGCGGCAGCGCTCTGGGCGGTTGGCTGCTCCTGACCACGCCGGCCGCCGCGCTGCTGACGATGGTCGCCTCCGCGCGCCTCCCGCAGCCGGCGCCGCAGCCGGGCGCATCGCTACCCGCGCGCGCGCTGGTGCGCTTCATGGCGGGATCGCTGATCACGGTCGCCGTGGCCGTGTCGCTGTCGGCGGCGCTGTCGGCTGCGGGATTGGATCTTCGCGGCGGTGTCCTTGGCACCTACGTGCAGCGCAATGCGATGGTCGTCGGCTTCGTGATGGGCTTCGCCATCGTCCCGATCATCTACACGATCGCCGACGACGCCCTGAGCAGCATTCCCGAGAGCCTGCGCGCCGGATCGCTCGCTCTCGGTGCAACGCCCTGGCAGACCGCGATCCGCATCGTCGTTCCCACGGCTGCCAGCGGGCTGTTTTCGGCGATCATGGTCGGTCTCGGGCGTGCGGTCGGTGAGACGATGATCGTGCTGATGGCGGCGGGCAACACGCCCGTGCTGCAGTGGAACGTCTTCAACGGCTTCCGCACCCTGTCGGCCAACATCGCCGTGGAGCTGCCCGAGGCGGTGCGAAACAGCACGCACTACCGCACGCTGTTTTTGGCTGCGCTGGCGCTGTTCGCGATCACGTTCGCGCTCAACACGATCGCGGAGCTGGTGCGGCAGCGCTTTCGCGAGCGGGCCTACCAGCTATGA
- the pstA gene encoding phosphate ABC transporter permease PstA: protein MLWLTAGALAAALLMIGGLIALVLVQGVSTFWPSKVMQIETSDGRRLMGEVTRVQSYRPSAAVLEALPERSRDRPRAALARAEGSAQRRLLRIGNYELTGEHFAWVSDFEIGSESMPRWVVVIERRTWGRFYGEPVAFTVDDAIVADTPQEAWHRYEAAIGEVQERWRERRRLETHEIGEVNGRLEQGRLRIRAAELEHGRHSAERARAEAEFADAQAQATADFERIRAAVRALDAENARYRLVMRTAAGQEANIALADIVRAYPANVLGPAGSLQLYLSRWWEFLADEPREANSEGGVFPAIFGTVAMTLIMSLLVTPFGVLSALYLREYARGGIVISTVRIAINNLAGVPSIVFGVFGLGFFCYIVGAGVDQLLFAEKLPTPTFGTGGILWASLTLALLTLPVVIVATEEALAAVPNSMREGSYACGASKWQTIQRIVLPRALPGIMTGMILAIARGAGEVAPLMLVGAVKLAPELPIDATAPFLHLERSFMHLGFHIYDLGFQSQNSEAAKPMVFTTTLLLIALVTLLNLTAIWLRGRLRRRFVSSQF from the coding sequence ATGCTGTGGCTGACCGCCGGCGCGCTGGCGGCTGCGCTTCTGATGATCGGCGGGCTGATCGCGCTCGTGCTCGTGCAGGGCGTCTCCACGTTCTGGCCGTCCAAAGTCATGCAGATCGAGACGAGCGACGGCCGCCGCCTCATGGGCGAGGTCACGCGCGTGCAGTCGTACCGGCCTTCGGCGGCCGTCCTCGAGGCGCTGCCGGAGCGGTCGCGCGATCGCCCGCGAGCGGCTCTGGCTCGTGCGGAGGGCAGCGCGCAGCGGCGCCTGCTGCGCATCGGCAACTACGAGCTGACCGGAGAGCACTTCGCGTGGGTCAGCGATTTCGAGATCGGCTCCGAGAGCATGCCGCGCTGGGTGGTGGTCATCGAGCGGCGGACGTGGGGCCGCTTCTACGGCGAGCCCGTCGCCTTCACCGTCGACGATGCGATCGTCGCGGACACGCCGCAGGAGGCGTGGCATCGCTACGAGGCGGCCATAGGCGAGGTGCAGGAGCGCTGGCGCGAGCGCCGGCGGCTCGAGACGCACGAGATCGGAGAGGTGAACGGCCGGCTCGAGCAGGGCCGCCTGCGCATTCGTGCAGCCGAGCTGGAACACGGCCGTCATTCCGCCGAGCGCGCCAGGGCCGAAGCGGAGTTTGCCGATGCGCAGGCGCAGGCGACGGCGGACTTCGAGCGGATCCGTGCCGCCGTGCGCGCGCTCGATGCGGAGAACGCGCGCTATCGGCTCGTGATGCGCACGGCCGCGGGACAGGAGGCGAATATCGCGCTGGCCGACATCGTGCGCGCCTATCCGGCCAACGTCCTTGGGCCGGCAGGCTCGCTGCAGCTTTACCTTTCGCGCTGGTGGGAGTTCCTGGCCGACGAGCCGCGCGAGGCCAACAGCGAGGGCGGGGTGTTCCCGGCGATCTTCGGAACCGTGGCGATGACGCTGATCATGTCGCTGCTGGTGACGCCGTTCGGCGTGCTGTCGGCGCTCTACCTGCGCGAGTATGCGCGCGGGGGAATCGTCATCAGCACGGTGCGGATCGCCATCAACAACCTTGCAGGCGTTCCGAGCATCGTCTTCGGCGTCTTCGGCCTGGGCTTCTTCTGCTACATCGTCGGTGCGGGCGTCGACCAGCTGCTGTTCGCCGAGAAGCTGCCGACCCCGACCTTCGGCACCGGCGGCATCCTGTGGGCATCGCTGACGCTGGCGCTGCTGACGCTGCCCGTGGTGATCGTCGCGACCGAGGAGGCGTTGGCGGCCGTGCCCAACTCGATGCGCGAAGGGTCCTACGCCTGCGGTGCGAGCAAGTGGCAGACGATCCAGCGCATCGTGCTGCCGCGCGCACTGCCCGGGATCATGACCGGAATGATCCTGGCCATCGCCCGCGGCGCCGGCGAGGTGGCGCCGCTGATGCTGGTCGGCGCGGTCAAGCTGGCACCCGAGCTGCCCATCGATGCCACGGCGCCCTTCCTGCATCTGGAGCGCAGCTTCATGCACCTGGGCTTCCACATCTACGACCTGGGTTTCCAGAGCCAGAACAGCGAGGCCGCCAAGCCGATGGTGTTCACGACGACGCTGCTGCTGATCGCGCTCGTGACGCTGCTCAACCTGACCGCCATCTGGCTGCGAGGCCGGCTGCGGCGGCGTTTCGTGTCGAGCCAGTTCTGA
- the pstB gene encoding phosphate ABC transporter ATP-binding protein PstB, whose protein sequence is MLSRAGVMVAAGREGAGARGDRTVSDASRAGDVLAAAARGDAVATEVHAALAGEDAAVAVEGFSLWYGSAQALHDVSMIVPRGKVTALIGPSGCGKSTLLRSVNRLNDLVQNVRIRGDMKLSGRSIYDDSVDVIALRKRMGMVFQKPNPFPMSIYENIVYPLRIDGERDRTVLDEVCETSLRGAALWDEVKDRLHQSALGLSGGQQQRLCIARAIAADPEVLLMDEPCSALDPIATGRIEELIAELQGEYTILIVTHNMQQASRTSDYTAFMYLGRLIEYGGTYEMFSRPHLKATEAYVSGRFG, encoded by the coding sequence ATGCTTTCTCGTGCGGGAGTCATGGTGGCCGCCGGTAGGGAAGGGGCCGGCGCGCGCGGCGACAGAACCGTCTCGGACGCCTCCCGCGCCGGCGACGTCCTGGCGGCGGCCGCGCGCGGCGACGCCGTTGCCACCGAAGTGCATGCAGCCCTTGCGGGCGAGGACGCGGCCGTGGCGGTCGAGGGCTTCAGCCTCTGGTACGGCAGCGCTCAGGCGCTGCACGACGTCTCGATGATCGTGCCGCGCGGAAAGGTCACCGCGCTCATCGGCCCTTCGGGCTGCGGCAAGTCGACGCTGCTGCGCTCGGTCAACCGTCTCAACGACCTGGTCCAGAACGTGCGCATCCGCGGCGACATGAAGCTGTCGGGACGCTCCATCTACGACGACTCGGTCGACGTCATCGCGCTGCGCAAGCGCATGGGCATGGTCTTCCAGAAACCCAATCCGTTCCCGATGAGCATCTACGAGAACATCGTCTACCCGCTGCGCATCGACGGCGAGCGCGACCGCACCGTTCTCGATGAGGTCTGCGAGACCAGCCTGCGCGGCGCGGCGCTATGGGACGAGGTGAAGGACCGGCTGCACCAGAGCGCGCTCGGATTGTCGGGCGGGCAGCAGCAGCGGCTCTGCATCGCCAGAGCGATCGCCGCCGACCCCGAGGTCCTGCTGATGGACGAGCCGTGCTCGGCGCTCGATCCCATCGCCACCGGCCGCATCGAGGAACTGATCGCCGAGCTGCAGGGCGAGTACACGATCCTGATCGTGACCCACAACATGCAGCAGGCCTCGCGCACCAGCGACTATACGGCCTTCATGTATCTGGGCCGGCTGATCGAGTACGGCGGCACCTACGAGATGTTCAGCCGCCCGCACCTGAAGGCGACCGAAGCCTACGTCTCGGGCCGTTTCGGCTGA
- the phoU gene encoding phosphate signaling complex protein PhoU, translated as MAKHIAHEIEKLKRQILELAALVEEAVARSVAAFSDRDAALGQQIIEADDRIDVMEVDVEEECLKLLALYQPVAQDLRFIVACFRLNSDLERIGDLAVNIAEQAVYLSGVPAPSVRPLDVGAFAKHVRAMLSGALDGFVNMDAGTARRVCAADDEADRMHRDTFTRVEEAVRRYPAEFAVLTHYLSVSRYLERIADHATNIAEDVIYMVEGEIVRHREPTER; from the coding sequence GTGGCCAAGCACATCGCGCACGAGATCGAGAAGCTCAAGCGCCAGATCCTGGAGCTGGCAGCGCTGGTCGAAGAGGCCGTCGCCAGAAGCGTTGCGGCGTTCAGTGATCGCGATGCCGCGCTGGGACAGCAGATCATCGAAGCCGACGATCGCATCGATGTCATGGAGGTGGACGTGGAGGAGGAATGCCTCAAGCTGCTGGCGCTGTACCAGCCGGTGGCACAGGACCTCAGGTTCATCGTCGCCTGCTTTCGTCTCAACAGCGACCTCGAGCGCATCGGCGACCTTGCCGTGAACATCGCCGAGCAGGCGGTCTACCTGTCGGGAGTGCCGGCGCCCTCGGTCAGGCCGCTGGACGTGGGCGCTTTCGCGAAGCACGTTCGCGCGATGCTGTCGGGAGCGCTGGACGGATTCGTCAACATGGATGCGGGCACCGCCCGCCGCGTGTGCGCCGCCGACGACGAAGCCGACCGCATGCACCGCGACACGTTCACGCGCGTCGAGGAAGCCGTGCGGAGGTATCCCGCCGAGTTCGCGGTGCTGACGCACTACCTGTCGGTGTCGCGCTACCTCGAACGCATCGCCGATCACGCGACCAACATCGCCGAGGACGTCATCTACATGGTCGAGGGAGAGATCGTGCGCCACCGGGAGCCGACCGAGCGCTGA
- a CDS encoding M23 family metallopeptidase: MPANNDTPWVLYGLLACSLALNVVLLFGGSGSERADAPLFEPPPEVPVAGAPAEPADQPREAAGAAADAEQDEDEPERGSGEWSILRGTVEHSLARTFQVEAGEAGDALSSVYTRLFVWDLDLRRDLQRGDSLTAVWRIGADGFPEIAAASLQSKKLGKAIHAYRWKMPGDTYASYWHPDGSEAALRLKNGPLDHYEQITSLLKDRPTHKGMDFKTPVGTEVRSPRAGTVTRVNWNWNANGNCIEVRFDDGVLAKFLHLSENRVQQGDKVSAGQVIALTGNTGRSTAPHLHYQLDRGEKTLDPLQYHGTERRSLTQEQLAAMRRDVAEFEKLLEGD; encoded by the coding sequence ATGCCCGCAAACAACGACACGCCCTGGGTGCTCTACGGACTTCTTGCCTGCTCGCTGGCGCTCAACGTCGTGCTGCTCTTTGGCGGCTCCGGCTCCGAGCGGGCCGACGCGCCTCTGTTCGAGCCGCCGCCGGAGGTCCCCGTGGCCGGTGCGCCAGCCGAGCCCGCGGATCAGCCGCGCGAAGCCGCCGGCGCCGCGGCCGATGCGGAGCAGGATGAGGACGAGCCCGAACGCGGCAGCGGCGAGTGGAGCATCCTGCGCGGAACGGTGGAGCACTCGCTGGCGCGGACATTCCAGGTGGAAGCGGGCGAAGCCGGCGACGCCTTGAGCAGCGTCTACACGCGTCTGTTCGTCTGGGACCTGGACCTGCGCCGCGACCTGCAGCGCGGCGACAGCCTGACGGCCGTCTGGCGGATCGGTGCCGACGGCTTTCCCGAGATTGCCGCCGCCAGCCTGCAGTCGAAGAAGCTCGGGAAGGCAATCCACGCCTATCGCTGGAAGATGCCGGGCGACACCTATGCCAGCTACTGGCATCCGGACGGGTCGGAGGCTGCGCTACGTCTGAAGAACGGGCCGCTCGATCACTACGAGCAGATCACGAGCCTTCTCAAGGACCGGCCTACGCACAAGGGAATGGATTTCAAGACGCCGGTCGGGACCGAGGTGCGCTCGCCGCGCGCGGGCACGGTGACTCGCGTCAACTGGAACTGGAACGCCAACGGCAACTGCATCGAGGTGCGCTTCGATGACGGCGTCCTCGCCAAGTTCCTGCACCTGTCGGAGAACCGCGTGCAGCAGGGTGACAAGGTCAGCGCGGGCCAGGTCATAGCGCTGACCGGCAACACCGGTCGTTCGACCGCTCCTCATCTCCACTACCAGCTCGATCGCGGCGAAAAGACGCTCGATCCACTCCAGTACCACGGCACCGAGCGACGATCGTTGACGCAGGAGCAGCTTGCGGCGATGCGCCGCGACGTGGCCGAGTTCGAGAAGCTTCTGGAGGGAGACTAG